In Oncorhynchus kisutch isolate 150728-3 linkage group LG5, Okis_V2, whole genome shotgun sequence, a genomic segment contains:
- the LOC109890805 gene encoding protein kish-B-like has translation MTNVYSLDGIVVFGILFICTCAYLKKVPRLNSWLLSEKKGVWGVFYKAAVIGTRLHHAVAITCLTMALYLVSLK, from the exons tgtaCTCGTTGGATGGGATTGTGGTATTTGGGATTCTGTTCATCTGTACATGTGCATACCTCAAGAAGGTGCCTCGCCTCAACAGCTGGCTACTCTCAGAAAAGAAAGGTGTGTGGGGGGTGTTCTATAAAG cTGCAGTGATTGGGACTAGACTCCACCATGCTGTGGCGATAACCTGTCTGACGATGGCATTGTACCTGGTCTCCTTAAAGTGA
- the LOC109890807 gene encoding beta-1,3-galactosyltransferase 6-like isoform X1 codes for MPSLPTMKLVRLLCRHKTALAIAGVCLFAVVVLFLAKCTSETLKQGQVDPPGLAPHAAHSRPRAEHPKPPSRPKDLSAFLVVLITTGPKYTERRSIIRSTWLTKKDPEVLAMFVVGTEGLPAEDMQSLNTEQGRHKDLLLLPELRDSYENLTLKLLHMYSWLDHNVDFKFVLKADDDTFARLDLLKEELKTKEPSRLYWGFFSGCGRVKTAEKWMESAWELCDYYLPYALGGGYLLSCDLIHYVRINAAFLKVWQSEDVSLGAWLAPVDVKRTHDPRFDTEFKSRGCSNKYLVTHKQSLEDMLEKQQTLQRDGRLCKEEVKLRLSYVYDWSVPPSQCCQRKDGVP; via the exons ATGCCCAG TCTCCCCACCATGAAACTGGTTCGCCTCCTGTGTCGTCACAAGACTGCTCTGGCAATTGCAGGAGTCTGCCTATTTGCTGTAGTCGTCCTCTTCCTCGCCAAGTGTACCTCCGAGACCCTGAAACAGGGCCAGGTTGACCCTCCAGGCCTAGCACCCCACGCTGCCCACTCCCGGCCCAGAGCAGAGCACCCAAAGCCCCCCTCACGCCCCAAAGACCTCTCAGCCTTCCTTGTGGTCCTCATCACCACAGGACCCAAGTACACAGAGCGGCGGAGCATTATCCGCAGCACATGGCTGACTAAGAAGGACCCGGAGGTTCTAGCTATGTTTGTGGTGGGAACAGAGGGTCTACCGGCCGAGGATATGCAGAGCCTCAACACAGAGCAGGGCCGACACAAAGACCTGCTCTTACTCCCCGAGCTGCGGGACTCGTATGAGAACCTGACCCTGAAGCTGCTGCACATGTACTCCTGGCTGGATCACAATGTAGACTTTAAGTTTGTTTTAAAAGCAGATGACGACACCTTCGCTCGCCTGGACCTGCTAAAG GAGGAGCTGAAGACTAAAGAACCCAGCCGGCTGTACTGGGGGTTCTTCTCAGGCTGCGGTCGTGTCAAAACTGCAGAGAAGTGGATGGAGTCTGCTTGGGAGCTGTGTGATTACTACCTACCCTACGCCCTGGGTGGAGGCTATCTGCTCTCCTGCGACCTAATCCACTACGTGCGCATCAACGCTGCCTTCCTCAAGGTGTGGCAGAGCGAGGACGTGTCGCTCGGGGCTTGGCTGGCCCCCGTGGACGTCAAACGGACGCATGACCCACGCTTCGACACGGAGTTCAAGTCAAGGGGCTGTAGTAATAAGTACCTGGTGACCCACAAGCAGAGCCTGGAGGATATGTTAGAGAAACAGCAGACACTGCAGAGAGATGGGAGGTTGTGTAAAGAAGAGGTTAAACTCAGACTGAGTTATGTATACGACTGGAGCGTCCCGCCATCCCAGTGCTGCCAGAGGAAGGATGGAGTACCCTGA
- the LOC109890807 gene encoding beta-1,3-galactosyltransferase 6-like isoform X2, translating into MKLVRLLCRHKTALAIAGVCLFAVVVLFLAKCTSETLKQGQVDPPGLAPHAAHSRPRAEHPKPPSRPKDLSAFLVVLITTGPKYTERRSIIRSTWLTKKDPEVLAMFVVGTEGLPAEDMQSLNTEQGRHKDLLLLPELRDSYENLTLKLLHMYSWLDHNVDFKFVLKADDDTFARLDLLKEELKTKEPSRLYWGFFSGCGRVKTAEKWMESAWELCDYYLPYALGGGYLLSCDLIHYVRINAAFLKVWQSEDVSLGAWLAPVDVKRTHDPRFDTEFKSRGCSNKYLVTHKQSLEDMLEKQQTLQRDGRLCKEEVKLRLSYVYDWSVPPSQCCQRKDGVP; encoded by the exons ATGAAACTGGTTCGCCTCCTGTGTCGTCACAAGACTGCTCTGGCAATTGCAGGAGTCTGCCTATTTGCTGTAGTCGTCCTCTTCCTCGCCAAGTGTACCTCCGAGACCCTGAAACAGGGCCAGGTTGACCCTCCAGGCCTAGCACCCCACGCTGCCCACTCCCGGCCCAGAGCAGAGCACCCAAAGCCCCCCTCACGCCCCAAAGACCTCTCAGCCTTCCTTGTGGTCCTCATCACCACAGGACCCAAGTACACAGAGCGGCGGAGCATTATCCGCAGCACATGGCTGACTAAGAAGGACCCGGAGGTTCTAGCTATGTTTGTGGTGGGAACAGAGGGTCTACCGGCCGAGGATATGCAGAGCCTCAACACAGAGCAGGGCCGACACAAAGACCTGCTCTTACTCCCCGAGCTGCGGGACTCGTATGAGAACCTGACCCTGAAGCTGCTGCACATGTACTCCTGGCTGGATCACAATGTAGACTTTAAGTTTGTTTTAAAAGCAGATGACGACACCTTCGCTCGCCTGGACCTGCTAAAG GAGGAGCTGAAGACTAAAGAACCCAGCCGGCTGTACTGGGGGTTCTTCTCAGGCTGCGGTCGTGTCAAAACTGCAGAGAAGTGGATGGAGTCTGCTTGGGAGCTGTGTGATTACTACCTACCCTACGCCCTGGGTGGAGGCTATCTGCTCTCCTGCGACCTAATCCACTACGTGCGCATCAACGCTGCCTTCCTCAAGGTGTGGCAGAGCGAGGACGTGTCGCTCGGGGCTTGGCTGGCCCCCGTGGACGTCAAACGGACGCATGACCCACGCTTCGACACGGAGTTCAAGTCAAGGGGCTGTAGTAATAAGTACCTGGTGACCCACAAGCAGAGCCTGGAGGATATGTTAGAGAAACAGCAGACACTGCAGAGAGATGGGAGGTTGTGTAAAGAAGAGGTTAAACTCAGACTGAGTTATGTATACGACTGGAGCGTCCCGCCATCCCAGTGCTGCCAGAGGAAGGATGGAGTACCCTGA